The following proteins are encoded in a genomic region of Nonomuraea muscovyensis:
- a CDS encoding ribonucleoside-diphosphate reductase subunit alpha, giving the protein MTQIVEVDRRLAIEEAAARVIADPANSRVAARLLAEEIADEAAGHGVRTFSESVAATHAAGLVQDSLAAFVAAHAAELDALVHDEADDRFEYFGLRTVYDRYLLRHPQTRAVLERPQHFFLRVACGLSSSVAEAAELYGLMSALAYLPSSPTLFNSGARRPQLSSCFLLDSPRDELEAIYDRYGQVARLSKYAGGIGISWTRVRSRGSLIRGTNGHSNGIVPWLRTLDSSVAAVNQGGRRKGAACVYLETWHADIEEFLELRDNTGEDARRTHNLNLANWVPDEFMRRVEADGTWSLFDPKDVPDLTDLYGDAFDRAYRAYEAQGRFVRQIPARTLYGRMMRTLAQTGNGWMTFKDAANRTSNQTARPENVIHLSNLCTEILEVTSDAETAVCNLGSVNLAAHLRDGADLDWDRLRATVRTAVRFLDRTIDLGFYPTPEAEAANRRWRPIGLGVMGLADVFFALRLPFDSPEARELSTRIAEEIALAAYDTSADLAAERGRHPSYGDTRAALGMLHPDHYAGAAGSPRWEALRAKVAATGLRNSLMIAIAPTATIASIAGCYECIEPQVSNVFKRETLSGEFLQVNRYLVADLQARGLWTQTMRDAIKRADGSVQDVPGIPADLKTLYRTAWELPQKALIDLAAARQPYIDQSQSLNLFMASPTIGKLSSMYAYAWKRGLKTTYYLRSRPATRIAQTTVTAAPAPSAAEAVACSLENPEVCEACQ; this is encoded by the coding sequence GTGACGCAGATCGTTGAGGTTGACCGGCGGCTGGCCATCGAGGAGGCCGCCGCCCGGGTGATCGCCGATCCGGCCAACTCCCGGGTCGCCGCCCGGCTGCTGGCCGAGGAGATCGCCGACGAGGCGGCCGGGCACGGCGTGCGGACCTTCTCCGAGTCGGTCGCGGCCACCCACGCGGCCGGGCTGGTCCAGGACTCCCTCGCGGCGTTCGTCGCGGCCCACGCCGCCGAGCTGGACGCGCTCGTCCACGACGAGGCCGACGACCGGTTCGAGTACTTCGGCCTGCGCACCGTCTACGACCGCTACCTGCTGCGCCACCCGCAGACGCGGGCGGTGCTGGAGCGCCCGCAGCACTTCTTCCTGCGGGTGGCCTGCGGACTGTCGTCCTCGGTGGCCGAGGCCGCCGAGCTGTACGGGCTGATGTCCGCGCTGGCCTACCTGCCCAGCTCGCCGACGCTGTTCAACTCCGGCGCGCGCCGCCCGCAGCTCTCGTCGTGCTTTCTGCTCGACTCGCCGCGCGACGAGCTGGAGGCCATCTACGACAGGTACGGCCAGGTGGCCCGGCTGTCGAAGTACGCCGGAGGCATCGGCATCTCCTGGACCCGGGTCCGCTCGCGCGGCTCGCTCATCCGCGGCACCAACGGGCACTCCAACGGCATCGTCCCGTGGCTGCGCACCCTCGACTCCTCGGTCGCCGCGGTGAACCAGGGCGGCCGTCGCAAGGGAGCGGCCTGCGTCTACCTGGAGACCTGGCACGCCGACATCGAGGAGTTCCTGGAGCTGCGCGACAACACGGGCGAGGACGCCCGCCGCACGCACAACCTGAACCTGGCCAACTGGGTGCCGGACGAGTTCATGCGGCGGGTCGAGGCCGACGGGACGTGGTCGCTGTTCGACCCCAAGGACGTCCCCGACCTCACCGACCTGTACGGCGACGCCTTCGACCGCGCCTACCGCGCCTACGAGGCGCAGGGCCGCTTCGTCCGCCAGATCCCGGCCCGCACCCTGTACGGCCGGATGATGCGCACGCTCGCGCAGACCGGCAACGGCTGGATGACGTTCAAGGACGCGGCCAACCGGACCTCCAACCAGACGGCCCGCCCGGAGAACGTCATCCACCTGTCCAACCTGTGCACCGAGATCCTGGAGGTCACCAGCGACGCCGAGACCGCGGTGTGCAACCTCGGCTCGGTCAACCTGGCCGCCCACCTGCGCGACGGCGCGGACCTCGACTGGGACCGGCTGCGCGCCACCGTGCGGACCGCCGTGCGCTTCCTCGACCGGACCATCGACCTGGGCTTCTACCCGACACCCGAGGCCGAGGCGGCCAACCGGCGCTGGCGGCCGATCGGGCTCGGCGTGATGGGGCTGGCCGACGTGTTCTTCGCGCTGCGCCTGCCGTTCGACTCGCCCGAGGCGCGGGAGCTGTCCACGCGGATCGCCGAGGAGATCGCGCTGGCCGCCTACGACACCTCCGCCGACCTGGCCGCCGAGCGCGGCCGGCACCCGTCGTACGGCGACACCCGCGCCGCCCTCGGGATGCTGCACCCCGACCACTACGCCGGGGCGGCCGGCTCGCCGCGCTGGGAGGCGCTGCGTGCCAAGGTCGCCGCCACCGGGCTGCGCAACTCCCTCATGATCGCCATCGCGCCGACGGCCACCATCGCCTCCATCGCCGGCTGCTACGAGTGCATCGAGCCGCAGGTGTCCAACGTCTTCAAGCGCGAGACCCTGTCCGGCGAGTTCCTTCAGGTCAACCGCTACCTGGTGGCCGACCTGCAGGCGCGCGGGCTGTGGACGCAGACCATGCGCGACGCGATCAAGCGGGCCGACGGCTCGGTCCAGGACGTCCCCGGCATCCCGGCCGACCTCAAGACGCTCTACCGCACCGCGTGGGAACTGCCGCAGAAGGCGCTGATCGACCTGGCCGCGGCCCGCCAGCCGTACATCGACCAGTCGCAGTCGCTCAACCTCTTCATGGCCAGCCCCACCATCGGCAAGCTCTCCTCGATGTACGCCTACGCCTGGAAGCGCGGCCTGAAGACCACGTACTACCTGCGCTCCCGCCCCGCCACCCGGATCGCCCAGACCACCGTGACGGCGGCGCCCGCCCCTTCGGCCGCGGAGGCCGTCGCCTGCTCGCTGGAGAACCCGGAAGTCTGCGAAGCCTGCCAGTAA
- a CDS encoding tripartite tricarboxylate transporter substrate-binding protein encodes MRRRQFFALGLGMAGLGMAAAACGADKGTTAGAVRLPFAIAPGAERWAGVTRALTRAAWQSGFMLAGHRQATTITVTGLPALAAAEIDAGPRLLETATPLARLAGEIEVVVVPAASPFRDFEDFGAQLLARPEETPLAGGPQGEPDHLLFGLVARGLGADARRIAYTGHPTTAEATDALRGGRAVAAAGPLRAWRADLRKGRVRALAVSSARRVDGLDVPSLLESGVRIDFADWCAAVGPQDMAEDLRATAVEMCERVAGSAPWHKACRAGGWQPIPLSGGDFEQWLASETARTRAVLRDLGLVDTPGTT; translated from the coding sequence ATGCGGCGACGGCAGTTCTTCGCGCTGGGACTCGGCATGGCGGGGCTCGGCATGGCGGCGGCCGCGTGCGGCGCCGACAAGGGCACCACCGCGGGAGCGGTGCGGCTGCCGTTCGCCATCGCGCCGGGCGCCGAGCGGTGGGCGGGGGTGACGCGGGCGCTCACCCGGGCCGCGTGGCAGTCGGGGTTCATGCTGGCCGGCCACCGGCAGGCCACCACGATCACCGTCACCGGACTGCCGGCCCTGGCCGCCGCCGAGATCGACGCCGGGCCCAGGCTGCTCGAGACCGCGACGCCGCTGGCGAGGCTGGCCGGGGAGATCGAGGTCGTGGTCGTGCCGGCTGCTTCGCCGTTCAGGGACTTCGAGGACTTCGGCGCCCAGTTGCTCGCCAGGCCCGAGGAGACGCCGCTCGCCGGGGGGCCGCAGGGCGAGCCCGACCACCTGCTGTTCGGGCTGGTCGCGCGGGGGCTCGGCGCCGACGCCCGCCGGATCGCCTACACCGGCCACCCGACCACGGCGGAGGCCACCGACGCCCTGCGAGGCGGCCGGGCGGTGGCCGCCGCCGGTCCCCTGCGCGCCTGGCGGGCCGACCTGCGCAAGGGACGGGTCAGGGCGCTGGCCGTCTCCAGCGCCCGCCGCGTCGACGGGCTCGACGTGCCCAGCCTCCTGGAGTCGGGCGTGCGCATCGACTTCGCCGACTGGTGCGCGGCGGTCGGCCCGCAGGACATGGCCGAGGACCTGCGCGCCACGGCCGTCGAGATGTGCGAGCGGGTCGCCGGCTCCGCGCCGTGGCACAAGGCCTGCCGCGCCGGGGGCTGGCAGCCGATCCCGCTCAGCGGCGGCGACTTCGAGCAGTGGCTCGCCTCGGAGACCGCGCGCACCCGCGCCGTGCTCCGCGACCTCGGACTGGTCGACACGCCCGGCACAACATGA
- a CDS encoding SAM-dependent methyltransferase, whose product MVEFDPRTPNLARMYDYMLGGVTNYAVDREATDRLAELVPHTVPLARVNRGFQQRAVRHLAGSGVRQFLDLGSGLPTQGSVHQIVPGARVVYVDRDPVVAAHATALLRDESRAAFVRADLLDAAGVLERAAAFLDLDRPVGVLLISILHFIPDAGTDDAGGPHAAVAALREALAPGSHLVLTHSTTPGPSPGRAKPAARRGAARTPARIRAFFGDFTLVEPGLVHAADWRPDRPRLAAEPSTASYLMAGVGWKAPDPQV is encoded by the coding sequence GTGGTCGAGTTCGATCCGCGCACGCCCAACCTCGCACGCATGTACGACTACATGCTCGGCGGTGTGACGAACTACGCCGTCGATCGCGAGGCCACCGACCGGCTCGCCGAGCTGGTCCCGCACACCGTGCCGCTGGCACGGGTCAACCGGGGCTTCCAGCAGCGGGCGGTGCGCCACCTGGCGGGTTCGGGCGTGCGCCAGTTCCTCGACCTCGGCAGCGGGCTGCCGACCCAGGGCAGCGTTCACCAGATCGTCCCCGGTGCCCGGGTGGTCTACGTGGACCGCGATCCCGTGGTCGCCGCGCACGCCACGGCCCTGCTCCGCGACGAGAGCAGGGCCGCTTTCGTCCGGGCGGATCTGCTCGACGCCGCCGGGGTGCTGGAGCGCGCCGCGGCCTTCCTCGACCTGGACCGGCCGGTCGGCGTGCTGCTGATCTCGATCCTGCACTTCATCCCCGACGCCGGCACGGACGACGCGGGCGGCCCGCACGCCGCCGTGGCCGCGCTGCGGGAGGCACTGGCGCCCGGCAGTCATCTGGTGCTCACGCACTCCACCACTCCGGGCCCCTCTCCGGGGCGGGCGAAGCCGGCCGCCCGCCGCGGCGCCGCCCGGACGCCCGCCCGGATCAGGGCGTTCTTCGGTGACTTCACGCTGGTCGAGCCCGGCCTGGTGCACGCCGCCGACTGGCGGCCCGACCGGCCCCGGCTGGCCGCCGAACCGTCCACGGCCTCGTACCTGATGGCCGGAGTCGGATGGAAGGCACCCGATCCACAGGTGTAA
- the glmS gene encoding glutamine--fructose-6-phosphate transaminase (isomerizing): protein MCGIVAYIGPKDAAPILLEGLQRLEYRGYDSAGVVVSSKGLKVRKVKGRVADLAKVMPARFKGGLGIGHTRWATHGVPSDVNAHPHLSADERIAVVHNGIIENADELRAKLTADGAVFLSETDTEVLAHLIARTVQETESLEEAVRKALKSVVGTYGIAVIDAERSGEVVVARNGSPIVLGIGEKEMFAASDVSALVRYTRQVVHLEDGELAVLKADGFHTFASDARETAKEPLTVDWDAGHYDTGGYEHYLLKEISEQPETVSRTLRGRLDERFHIAHLGGLNMDARETRSFRRVKIIGCGSAYYSGQIGAQLIEELARIPADAEPASEFRYRNPVVDPDTLYVAISQSGETYDTLAAVQELKRKGGRVIGIVNAVGSAIAREVDGGVYLHAGPEVSVASTKAFTSTSLAFALLAVHFGRVHDLSPADGRRICEGLRRLPGQIEEILAQGDKIAELAKKYAHHPSMMFVGRVRGYPVAREGAQKLKEISYVHAEAYPASELKHGPLALIGPEMPTVAIVPDDELLDKNLTTLGEIRARGGQVLMVGHREPDAKLADDVIVVPKNEIELDPILLTIPLQLFAYHAAVALGRDVDKPRNLAKSVTVE from the coding sequence ATGTGCGGAATCGTCGCCTATATCGGGCCCAAGGACGCTGCCCCGATCCTGCTGGAGGGGCTGCAGCGGCTGGAGTACCGCGGCTATGACTCGGCCGGAGTCGTGGTGTCCAGCAAGGGGCTGAAGGTACGCAAGGTCAAGGGCCGGGTGGCCGACCTGGCCAAGGTCATGCCGGCCCGGTTCAAGGGCGGCCTCGGCATCGGCCACACGCGGTGGGCCACCCACGGCGTGCCCAGTGACGTCAACGCCCACCCGCACCTGTCGGCGGACGAGCGCATCGCCGTCGTGCACAACGGCATCATCGAGAACGCCGACGAGCTGCGCGCCAAGCTGACCGCCGACGGCGCCGTCTTCCTCTCCGAGACCGACACCGAGGTGCTCGCCCACCTGATCGCCCGCACCGTCCAGGAGACCGAGTCGCTGGAGGAGGCCGTGCGCAAGGCGCTCAAGAGCGTCGTCGGCACGTACGGCATCGCCGTCATCGACGCCGAGCGGTCCGGCGAGGTCGTCGTGGCGCGCAACGGCAGCCCGATCGTGCTCGGCATCGGCGAGAAGGAGATGTTCGCCGCCTCCGACGTGTCGGCGCTGGTCCGCTACACCCGCCAGGTGGTGCACCTGGAGGACGGCGAGCTGGCCGTGCTCAAGGCCGACGGCTTCCACACCTTCGCCAGCGACGCCCGCGAGACCGCCAAGGAGCCGCTGACCGTCGACTGGGACGCCGGCCACTACGACACGGGCGGCTACGAGCACTACCTGCTCAAGGAGATCTCCGAGCAGCCCGAGACGGTCTCGCGCACGCTGCGCGGCCGTCTGGACGAGCGCTTCCACATCGCCCACCTCGGCGGCCTGAACATGGACGCCCGGGAGACCCGCTCCTTCCGCCGGGTGAAGATCATCGGCTGTGGTTCGGCCTACTACTCCGGCCAGATCGGCGCCCAGCTCATCGAGGAGCTGGCCCGCATCCCGGCCGACGCCGAGCCGGCCAGCGAGTTCCGCTACCGCAACCCGGTGGTCGACCCCGACACGCTGTACGTGGCGATCAGCCAGTCGGGCGAGACGTACGACACCCTGGCCGCGGTGCAGGAGCTCAAGCGCAAGGGCGGCCGGGTGATCGGCATCGTCAACGCCGTCGGCAGCGCCATCGCCCGCGAGGTCGACGGCGGCGTCTACCTGCACGCCGGGCCCGAGGTGTCGGTGGCCTCGACCAAGGCGTTCACCTCCACGTCGCTGGCGTTCGCGCTGCTCGCGGTGCACTTCGGCCGCGTGCACGACCTGTCGCCCGCCGACGGCCGCCGCATCTGCGAGGGCCTGCGCCGGCTGCCCGGCCAGATCGAGGAGATCCTGGCCCAGGGCGACAAGATCGCCGAGCTGGCGAAGAAGTACGCCCACCACCCGAGCATGATGTTCGTCGGCCGGGTGCGCGGCTACCCGGTGGCCCGCGAGGGCGCGCAGAAGCTCAAGGAGATCTCGTACGTGCACGCCGAGGCGTACCCGGCCAGCGAGCTCAAGCACGGGCCGCTCGCGCTGATCGGCCCCGAGATGCCCACGGTCGCGATCGTCCCCGACGACGAGTTGCTCGACAAGAACCTCACCACGCTCGGCGAGATCCGCGCCCGCGGCGGGCAGGTGCTCATGGTCGGCCACCGCGAGCCCGACGCCAAGCTGGCCGACGACGTGATCGTGGTGCCGAAGAACGAGATCGAGCTGGACCCGATCCTGCTGACGATCCCGCTCCAGCTCTTCGCCTACCACGCGGCGGTCGCCCTCGGCCGCGATGTGGACAAGCCTCGCAATCTGGCCAAGAGTGTCACAGTCGAATGA
- a CDS encoding N-acetylmuramoyl-L-alanine amidase, which produces MLQWVVAGLAAGALVGPVQDHGRQGDFAEAAREYGVPVSVLLGVSYLQSRWDTHDGRPSTDGGYGPMHLVDLETAAHPQPRRHGGGHDGHKGHDGHEGHGGDARGDGARPTPERPEAERPEAASDPSAGHRGGTAGAPAPWEADVTGPSLGRAARLSGLPAERLRTDPAANIRGGAALLAAYQAHPTGDPAGWYQAVARYSGARDPFTARSFADEVFAVIREGAARRTDDGFAVRLTPAPGLRPPAAPPLRRAQGAECPATLACEWMPAAYKRTGPGDYGNHDRIAGERRVDYIVIHDTEGGYDGIKSMVADPDYVSWHYTVRSRDGHVAQHVRTKDVAWHAGNWDVNTRSIGVEHEGYLARGGTWYTEAMYRASARLVRHLADLHDIPLDRAHILGHDNVPGTTPQTLPGMHDDPGPYWDWAHYFDLMGSPLRGDGDPAQDGPAQDGRDLARRYAAPPGPGKARAARRTAVRTGRDDGDTPASVVILPDYGANQPRFTGCVKAHPARACEPHGASTVWLRTEPREDAPLVDDVGKRVGKPSTSSVYDHSARVSTGQRFAVAGARGDWTAIWYLGRRAWFHNPPEGPAAVPAGGPVVMPLRDDVKVYGRAFPGRPAYRGTGVDFQERVPLPYVIRSGQAYALGHTVRSSYLSAGSFDPDRHVTVTGEQRYHQIQLGHRVVYVKAKDVRVIR; this is translated from the coding sequence ATGCTGCAGTGGGTCGTCGCCGGTCTCGCCGCCGGTGCTCTGGTGGGGCCGGTCCAGGACCACGGCCGCCAGGGAGACTTCGCCGAGGCGGCGCGGGAGTACGGGGTTCCGGTGAGCGTCCTGCTCGGCGTGTCCTACCTGCAGTCGCGCTGGGACACCCACGACGGCCGGCCCAGCACGGACGGCGGGTACGGCCCGATGCACCTCGTGGACCTGGAGACGGCCGCGCACCCACAGCCCCGGCGCCACGGCGGCGGGCACGACGGGCACAAGGGCCACGACGGGCACGAGGGACACGGCGGGGACGCCCGGGGGGACGGCGCCAGGCCGACGCCGGAGCGGCCGGAGGCGGAGCGGCCGGAGGCGGCCTCCGACCCGTCCGCCGGCCACCGGGGCGGCACCGCCGGGGCGCCCGCGCCGTGGGAGGCCGACGTCACGGGGCCGTCACTCGGGCGCGCGGCGCGGCTGAGCGGGCTTCCCGCCGAACGGCTGCGCACCGACCCGGCCGCGAACATCCGGGGCGGGGCCGCGCTCCTCGCCGCCTACCAGGCGCACCCCACCGGCGATCCGGCCGGCTGGTACCAGGCGGTCGCCCGCTACTCGGGCGCGCGCGACCCGTTCACCGCCAGAAGCTTCGCCGACGAGGTGTTCGCGGTGATCCGGGAGGGCGCCGCCCGCCGGACCGACGACGGCTTCGCGGTGCGGCTCACCCCGGCCCCCGGCCTGCGCCCACCGGCCGCGCCCCCGCTGCGCAGGGCACAGGGCGCCGAGTGCCCGGCCACGCTGGCGTGCGAGTGGATGCCCGCCGCCTACAAGCGGACCGGCCCGGGCGACTACGGCAACCACGACCGGATCGCGGGCGAGCGGCGCGTGGACTACATCGTCATCCACGACACCGAGGGCGGCTACGACGGCATCAAGTCGATGGTGGCCGACCCCGACTACGTGAGCTGGCACTACACGGTCCGCTCCCGCGACGGCCACGTCGCCCAGCACGTGCGCACGAAGGACGTCGCCTGGCACGCCGGCAACTGGGACGTCAACACCCGCTCGATCGGCGTCGAGCACGAGGGCTACCTCGCCAGGGGCGGCACCTGGTACACCGAGGCGATGTACCGGGCCTCGGCCCGGCTCGTGCGACACCTCGCCGACCTCCACGACATCCCGCTCGACCGGGCGCACATCCTCGGGCACGACAACGTGCCGGGCACCACGCCGCAGACGCTGCCGGGCATGCACGACGACCCCGGCCCCTACTGGGACTGGGCCCACTACTTCGACCTGATGGGCAGCCCCCTGCGCGGCGACGGCGACCCTGCGCAGGACGGCCCCGCACAGGACGGCCGGGACCTCGCGCGCCGGTACGCCGCTCCCCCGGGCCCCGGCAAGGCACGGGCGGCGCGACGGACCGCCGTGCGGACCGGACGCGACGACGGGGACACCCCCGCGTCGGTCGTCATCCTGCCCGACTACGGGGCGAACCAGCCACGGTTCACCGGCTGCGTCAAGGCGCACCCGGCCAGGGCGTGCGAGCCGCACGGCGCCTCGACGGTGTGGCTGCGCACGGAGCCGCGCGAGGACGCCCCGCTGGTCGACGACGTCGGCAAGCGGGTGGGCAAGCCGAGCACGTCCAGCGTGTACGACCACAGCGCGCGGGTCTCCACCGGGCAGCGGTTCGCCGTGGCCGGCGCCCGTGGCGACTGGACCGCCATCTGGTACCTCGGCCGCCGGGCGTGGTTCCACAACCCGCCGGAGGGCCCCGCCGCCGTGCCGGCCGGAGGGCCGGTGGTCATGCCGCTGCGCGACGACGTCAAGGTGTACGGCCGCGCCTTCCCCGGCCGGCCCGCCTACCGCGGCACCGGGGTCGACTTCCAGGAGCGGGTGCCCCTGCCGTACGTCATCCGCTCCGGTCAGGCGTACGCGCTCGGGCACACGGTGCGCAGTTCCTACCTGTCGGCCGGCTCGTTCGACCCGGACCGGCACGTCACGGTCACCGGCGAGCAGCGCTACCACCAGATCCAGCTCGGCCACCGGGTCGTGTACGTCAAGGCCAAGGACGTCCGGGTGATCCGCTGA
- a CDS encoding MEDS domain-containing protein — protein sequence MTINAEVQITDLKLNDHACLTFGEPEELLDLTAAYVRDGLSGGLRVVWLCEEPQGALTELDRRGVAVRSATAAGSMDVVASQDGLLSGPSFTVAHAMEWLHRQRELTSRGGYAGLRVALDMGWALRPISGIEQLPAFEEEIATALSDTGVSVLCQYDRDRFDPVTLASVASFHTRSVTAATYHSDPLLRICRQYAPPGVRLAGQLDRTAEDSLALALSEAIRVDGDITINMSELSFIDLSCTRMILDAARSMAADRSVALRCGPPIASRFVLLGAGGVPGVRLVTGHGG from the coding sequence GTGACGATCAACGCTGAGGTGCAGATCACTGACTTGAAGCTCAATGATCACGCGTGTCTGACCTTCGGCGAGCCGGAAGAGCTGCTCGACCTGACCGCGGCGTACGTCCGTGACGGACTGTCCGGCGGGCTGCGGGTAGTGTGGCTGTGTGAGGAGCCGCAGGGGGCGCTGACCGAGCTCGACCGCCGGGGGGTGGCCGTGCGGTCCGCCACCGCGGCGGGGAGCATGGACGTGGTGGCCTCCCAGGACGGGCTGCTGTCCGGGCCGTCGTTCACGGTGGCGCACGCGATGGAGTGGCTGCACCGGCAGCGGGAGCTGACCTCGCGCGGGGGCTACGCCGGCCTGCGGGTGGCGCTCGACATGGGGTGGGCGCTGCGGCCGATCAGCGGGATCGAGCAGTTGCCGGCATTCGAGGAGGAGATCGCGACGGCGTTGTCGGACACCGGTGTGTCGGTGTTGTGCCAGTACGACCGTGATCGGTTCGACCCGGTCACGCTGGCGTCGGTGGCCTCCTTCCACACCCGTTCGGTGACCGCGGCGACCTACCACAGCGATCCGCTGTTGCGCATCTGCCGTCAGTACGCGCCACCGGGGGTCCGGCTGGCCGGCCAACTCGACCGGACGGCCGAGGACTCCCTGGCGCTGGCCCTGTCCGAGGCGATCCGGGTGGACGGCGACATCACGATCAACATGTCCGAGCTTTCCTTCATCGACCTGTCGTGCACGCGGATGATCCTGGACGCGGCGCGCAGCATGGCTGCCGACCGTTCGGTGGCGCTACGGTGCGGCCCCCCGATCGCCTCCAGGTTCGTCCTGCTGGGCGCCGGTGGCGTTCCCGGAGTCAGACTGGTGACCGGTCATGGCGGGTGA
- a CDS encoding ATP-binding protein, giving the protein MAGEGPVGGPPTASGVPARSGPAPAEPLLEQPFDGDSLYALRATLEAHASQAGFPDGRVMDLVMTVHELATNAVLHGAGRGTVRLWRVGGTLRCEVRDAGPSAADPRAGTGTDDGTGHIVGGGPRDGADPGSIDSAGEGTGGGAGDRWPVRHGHGLWIARYLTDGFTLATGPDGTVATVDFTVPAGPAGDSPFALGRHERGSYVLLELTGTLSEQAAEQVTTVVGDIVAGDRARPRLVLDLSGVTFWDAVGVAALITAKQRVEAASGALVLTGLTAGFRQRLDALSPTPFTVYDDRHQADHHFRTPPGS; this is encoded by the coding sequence ATGGCGGGTGAGGGGCCCGTGGGCGGCCCGCCGACCGCCTCGGGAGTGCCGGCCCGTTCCGGCCCGGCACCGGCCGAACCACTGCTGGAGCAGCCCTTCGACGGCGACTCGCTGTACGCGCTGCGGGCCACGCTGGAGGCGCACGCCTCGCAGGCCGGGTTCCCCGACGGGCGGGTCATGGACCTGGTCATGACCGTGCACGAACTGGCCACGAACGCGGTCCTGCACGGCGCGGGACGCGGGACGGTGCGGCTCTGGCGCGTGGGCGGCACGCTGCGCTGCGAGGTCCGCGACGCGGGCCCGTCCGCGGCCGACCCGCGCGCCGGCACGGGCACGGACGACGGCACCGGCCACATCGTGGGCGGCGGCCCACGCGATGGCGCGGACCCCGGCTCGATCGACAGCGCGGGTGAAGGCACCGGCGGCGGCGCGGGTGACCGGTGGCCGGTCCGGCACGGGCACGGGCTGTGGATCGCGCGCTACCTGACCGACGGGTTCACGCTCGCCACCGGGCCCGACGGGACCGTCGCCACCGTCGACTTCACCGTGCCCGCCGGCCCGGCGGGCGACTCGCCGTTCGCTCTCGGACGGCACGAACGCGGCTCGTACGTCCTGCTCGAACTCACCGGCACCCTGAGCGAGCAGGCCGCCGAGCAGGTCACCACCGTGGTGGGCGACATCGTGGCCGGCGACCGGGCACGGCCGCGGCTGGTGCTCGACCTGAGCGGGGTGACGTTCTGGGACGCGGTGGGCGTCGCCGCGCTGATCACGGCGAAGCAGCGGGTCGAGGCCGCCTCCGGGGCGCTGGTCCTCACCGGGCTCACCGCCGGGTTCCGGCAGCGACTGGACGCCCTGAGCCCCACCCCGTTCACCGTGTACGACGACCGGCACCAGGCCGACCACCACTTCCGGACCCCACCCGGCTCCTGA